The Mytilus trossulus isolate FHL-02 chromosome 3, PNRI_Mtr1.1.1.hap1, whole genome shotgun sequence genome contains a region encoding:
- the LOC134709741 gene encoding uncharacterized protein LOC134709741 has translation MTDNNTLLLTFLGIGTCIVGMSLMKKLFRRNRMKHSHLNESLNESVTTATLKEVSTDGLLDSETDQSEINAEKGSDVNQSEKNAEKGSDVIKSTSSSSSNSDASINQNVRKTRKKLNSTLRKYKKTEKKLRRKKIEIVQMESEIENLMQAVKSNEVSMESLHEEFNSKKLEMLAITSFITPESESDIRKKEVICYKRYSNIKTVVDAKNVLTMIRQRQKALKTLEILTFKKYWSIAHKTDKPENTAVIRSGLENWFRHFRHNTFASDSSQESRNNTQEDEKEETHPAIFPNPSSVPLLESTI, from the exons ATGACAGATAATAATACACTGTTGTTAACATTTCTCGGTATTGGAACTTGCATTGTTGGGATGTCCTTAATGAAGAAATTGTTCCGTCGAAACAGAATGAAACATTCACATCTGAACGAAAGTCTGAACGAAAGTGTGACAACTGCAACTTTGAAGGAAGTATCGACTGACGGTTTACTCGATTCTGAAACAGACCAATCAGAGATAAATGCAGAGAAAGGAAGCGATGTGAACCAATCAGAGAAAAATGCAGAGAAAGGAAGCGATGTGATTAAATCAACGTCTTCGTCATCATCAAACTCTGATGCGTCCATAAATCAAAATGTTAGGAAAACTAGAAAAAAGTTGAACTCTACTCTCAGGAAATACaa aaaaacagaaaagaaattacgacgaaaaaagattgaaatagtACAAATGGAAAGTGAAATAGAAAACCTCATGCAGGCTGTGAAGAGCAATGAAGTCAGTATGGAATCTCTCCATGAAGAATTTAACAGCAAAAAGTTGGAAATGTTAGCCATTACGTCATTCA TAACACCTGAATCAGAAAGTGATATTAGGAAGAAAGAAGTTATTTGTTATAAGCGGTACTCCAATATCAAGACGGTAGTAGACGCCAAAAATGTACTGACAATGATCAGACAAAGACAGAAAGCATTAAAAACTTTGGAGATCctcacttttaaaaaatactgGTCCATCGCACATAAAACAGACAAGCCAGAAAACACTGCAGTCATTCGGAGTGGGCTCGAAAACTGGTTTCGTCATTTTAGACACAATACATTTGCTAGTGATTCAAGTCAAGAGAGCCGAAATAATACCCAGGAAGATGAAAAAGAAGAGACACATCCCGCCATTTTTCCAAACCCTTCGTCTGTACCTTTACTCGAATCAACGATATGA
- the LOC134712483 gene encoding ankyrin repeat domain-containing protein 34C-like, with amino-acid sequence MVDMEDEDQEKLFHLIQNGNIRKLTNFFSEDTNINIDFEDASGKTLLMCAVCYDGKDDIRTHMVRTLLRHGCEVNRQDMYGRTALMYSCMDTGSEDVTRLLTKKGNCDPNIQDNNLNTALMHAVLASNHAAVYILVTSSATRSNINLDVQNDQGLTALELAIKLKMGECCKVLVQNGCVDMKNTKDLKGLRILLGKEIDYNGREHSFVRNEFQTLSLPRSFGRSSTSSTLSSSSSPRRCSNPTPDFVRQTGINSFAEDTHRSARSDHTSINRTHQTYDISWVGSPRKLRRALTPLFKDNARIEEDEEDQDIFRFRTRLPSIPSGKRLCTVHAASDLTTQ; translated from the coding sequence ATGGTTGATATGGAAGACGAAGACCAAGAAAAACTATTTCATCTGATTCAAAATGGAAACATAAGGAAACTTACAAACTTTTTCAGTGAAGATACGAACATAAATATTGACTTTGAAGATGCCTCAGGGAAGACACTTCTTATGTGCGCCGTGTGCTATGACGGAAAGGACGACATCAGAACACATATGGTGAGAACGTTGTTACGTCACGGTTGTGAAGTCAATAGACAAGACATGTATGGTCGCACAGCGCTGATGTATTCATGTATGGACACAGGAAGTGAGGACGTTACTAGACTGCTTACAAAGAAAGGAAATTGTGATcctaatattcaagataataatctcAATACTGCACTTATGCACGCAGTCCTTGCTTCAAATCACGCAGCTGTGTATATTCTTGTTACGTCGTCTGCAACGCGGTCAAACATTAATCTGGATGTACAGAACGACCAGGGACTTACTGCTTTAGAACTcgcaatcaaattaaaaatgggAGAATGTTGCAAAGTTCTTGTACAAAACGGATGTGtagatatgaaaaatacaaagGATTTAAAAGGACTCAGAATTCTGTTGGGCAAAGAGATTGACTATAATGGAAGAGAACACAGTTTTGTGCGCAATGAATTTCAGACGCTGTCTTTGCCGAGGTCTTTTGGAAGATCTTCGACTTCTTCGACGTTATCCTCATCTTCATCACCTCGAAGATGTTCCAACCCAACTCCCGATTTTGTGCGACAAACCGGAATTAATTCTTTCGCAGAAGATACGCATCGAAGCGCAAGATCGGATCACACCAGTATTAATCGGACGCACCAAACATACGACATTAGCTGGGTAGGTAGTCCTAGAAAATTACGACGCGCTTTAACTCCTCTTTTCAAAGACAATGCACGCATAGAGGAAGATGAAGAAGACCAAGATATATTCAGATTTCGCACGAGACTACCCAGTATCCCGAGTGGGAAAAGACTTTGTACGGTCCATGCTGCATCTGATTTAACTACACAATGA